A genome region from Magnolia sinica isolate HGM2019 chromosome 8, MsV1, whole genome shotgun sequence includes the following:
- the LOC131254211 gene encoding probable beta-D-xylosidase 2 — translation MDLDCGTYYTNFTESAILKGKARESDVDKALRNLYVVLMRLGFFDGSPTFASLGRDDVCSMENMDLAAESAREGIVLLKNEGETLPLRSNKYKKLVLVGPHANATAAMIGNYAGIPCHYVTPLDAFSALATVHHEMGCVDVACKNQSFINQAVAASKEADATIIFAGLDLSIEAESLDRTNLLLPGYQTQLILDVVDAAAGPVVLIILSAGGVDITFAKTNPKINAIIWAGYPGQEGGRAIADVVFGHYNPGGRLPITWYTADYVTKLPMTSMQMRPVDNLGYPGRTYKFFDGPVVYPFGYGLSYTQFKYKLTSAPSSVTKKLKAHQHCHDISLKPNAFVPSCPSVLVEETRCGDAINVEIEVSNVGHQDGSHVILVYSKPPADLVGGPVKQVVEFKRVFVPTGVTKTVKFSIDVCKSLSVVTDTAYLVLPAGEHTIMVGDGDEAVSFPVHVNLYS, via the exons ATGGATTTGGACTGTGGAACCTACTATACTAACTTCACCGAATCAGCAATCTTGAAAGGAAAGGCCAGAGAGAGTGATGTGGACAAGGCATTGAGGAATCTCTACGTCGTGCTAATGAGGCTTGGATTCTTTGATGGAAGCCCAACATTTGCTTCGCTTGGAAGAGATGATGTGTGTTCAATGGAGAACATGGACTTGGCAGCTGAATCTGCAAGGGAAGGGATTGTTTTGCTCAAGAATGAGGGTGAAActttacctttgagatccaacaagTACAAAAAGCTTGtcctggtgggcccacatgctaatGCAACTGCAGCCATGATTGGAAACTATGccg GCATTCCATGCCACTATGTGACTCCCCTGGACGCCTTCTCTGCACTGGCAACAGTTCATCACGAGATGgggtgtgttgatgtggcatgCAAGAACCAGTCCTTCATCAATCAAGCAGTGGCAGCCTCAAAGGAAGCAGATGCAACCATCATTTTTGCTGGGTTAGATCTATCCATCGAGGCCGAAAGCTTGGATCGGACTAATCTCCTCCTTCCAGGTTACCAGACTCAGCTGATCCTTGATGTTGTCGATGCTGCCGCAGGCCCAGTCGTACTCATCATACTTTCTGCTGGAGGCGTAGACATCACATTCGCTAAGACCAACCCTAAGATTAATGCCATCATCTGGGCTGGGTACCCTGGCCAAGAAGGCGGTCGGGCAATCGCTGATGTTGTATTTGGGCATTACAATCCAGGGGGGAGGCTACCGATCACTTGGTACACTGCAGACTATGTAACCAAGCTTCCAATGACATCCATGCAAATGAGACCAGTTGATAACTTGGGCTACCCTGGGAGGACCTACAAATTCTTCGATGGTCCGGTGGTCTACCCATTTGGCTATGGGCTCAGTTACACTCAGTTCAAGTACAAGCTCACATCTGCGCCATCATCCGTTACAAAGAAGTTGAAGGCGCACCAACATTGCCATGACATTAGCTTAAAACCCAATGCATTTGTGCCATCATGCCCGTCTGTGTTGGTGGAAGAGACAAGATGTGGCGATGCAATCAACGTTGAGATTGAAGTGAGTAATGTagggcatcaagatgggtcccacgtcatCTTGGTCTACTCTAAGCCGCCTGCCGATTTGGTTGGAGGTCCTGTTAAGCAAGTGGTAGAGTTCAAACGGGTGTTCGTACCTACTGGTGTGACCAAGACGGTGAAGTTCTCGATTGACGTCTGTAAGAGCTTGAGTGTGGTGACAGATACAGCTTACCTTGTTTTGCCAGCAGGGGAGCACACGATCATGGTTGGTGATGGAGATGAAGCTGTATCATTCCCAGTCCATGTTAACCTGTACTCTTAG